A genomic segment from Syngnathus scovelli strain Florida chromosome 3, RoL_Ssco_1.2, whole genome shotgun sequence encodes:
- the atoh1a gene encoding protein atonal homolog 1a has product MDVLSVADWCQGAKEASYENDPRDWLGPAQPSGTCDTRDSSADYLGHSPCSSTGSYHESGSPSSAGPPSPPSYRKSAKGSLKVRDLCRLKGLVVAGPEQDASARQRAPSSKPANGVQRQRRVAANARERRRMHGLNHAFDALRNVIPALDNDKKLSKYETLQMAQIYINALAELLQDPASSSSASSPPKSDLAPSPSAGFDGGAPQSLSQPKGNSSEGQLAAHIDAMSLRTAFDDVSFPALQVEEVAGSPSVGGPGGRVDSPRSDGEFSPHSHFSDSDEMALEEDELHTVSF; this is encoded by the exons ATGGATGTCTTAAGCGTGGCAGACTGGTGTCAAGGCGCCAAAGAAGCGAGCTATGAAAATGACCCACGCGACTGGCTCGGTCCTGCGCAGCCCTCCGGCACCTGCGACACACGCGACTCTTCGGCGGACTACCTGGGACATTCGCCCTGCTCCAGCACCGGCTCTTATCACG AAAGTGGCTCACCGTCCTCGGCGGGTCCCCCCAGCCCTCCCAGCTACCGAAAATCTGCCAAGGGCTCGCTCAAAGTCCGGGACTTGTGTCGCTTGAAGGGCTTGGTGGTCGCTGGACCTGAGCAGGACGCATCTGCCCGGCAGAGGGCCCCGTCCAGCAAGCCAGCCAACGGCGTGCAGCGGCAGAGACGCGTCGCTGCCAACGCACGGGAGCGGCGGCGCATGCACGGCCTGAACCACGCTTTCGACGCTCTCCGCAATGTCATCCCGGCTCTGGATAACGACAAGAAGCTGTCCAAGTATGAGACGCTGCAAATGGCACAGATTTACATCAACGCTCTAGCGGAGCTCCTGCAAGACCCGGCGTCATCTTCGTCCGCCTCCAGTCCGCCAAAGAGCGACCTGGCGCCGTCGCCTTCCGCAGGATTTGACGGCGGGGCTCCGCAGTCGCTGTCACAGCCGAAGGGCAACTCCTCTGAGGGCCAGCTGGCAGCGCACATCGATGCCATGTCACTGCGCACCGCCTTCGACGACGTTTCCTTCCCCGCCTTGCAGGTGGAGGAAGTAGCGGGCTCCCCTTCGGTGGGGGGCCCGGGTGGACGCGTGGACTCGCCCCGCAGCGACGGCGAATTTTCTCCGCACTCTCACTTCAGTGACTCGGATGAGATGGCTTTGGAGGAAGACGAGCTTCACACCGTCTCTTTCTAA